A region of the Callithrix jacchus isolate 240 chromosome 5, calJac240_pri, whole genome shotgun sequence genome:
ggcttaagcctgtaataccagccttttgggaggccaaggcgggtggatcatgggaggtcaggagttcaagatcagcctggccaatgtggagaaaccccatctctactaaaaatacaaaaattagctgggcatgatggcaggcacctgtaattccagctacttgggaggctgaggcacgagtattgcttgaacccggaaggtggaggttgcagtgagccaggagtacgccactgcattccagcctgggcaatagagtgagactcagtctcaaaacacaaaatatagccaggcgtggtggctcactcctgtaatcccaactacatgggaggctgaagtaggagaatctcttgaaccccaagggggtggaggttgcagtgagcagagattgcatcgctgcactccagcctgggcgacagagtgagactctgtctcaaaagaaaagattattaaaaGAGATAACACGTTTGAAACACTTGGAACAGTGCTGGGCATGGAGTACCCACCCTGTAATGTTAGCcagcattatcatcatcatcatcatcatgtggCTGGCAGTGTGCTGCAGATGCCTAAATGAATAAGGCCTCTAAGGCTCACAGTCTGAGGAGGGAGGCAGCTAACTGCCCTTGTGTCCTGCCACACCACAAGTAAAACATAAACAAACTGAGCCAGGAACCCAAAACAAGGAGTGACCAGGGTCTGGGCTGGGTCAGCTTCCTAAAGGCTGGACCTTAAAAGACAAAGAGGCTTTTAAGCTGCTAAGGTCGGAGATGGGGACAGTTGGAGGTGAATGGATAGAGTCGAACTGGGCTAGGGCCTATGGTAGAAACCATTTGAGGGTCAAAGTCCAGGGTCATTGCTCTCTTATATGCTCCAGCTGTTGGAGCTGTAGACCCGATGGAAAGATGGTTAGGTCTTACCCAGATGCTGCGGCAACCTGCCCATTCGGGTGCCTGGGGAAGAGCCTGGGTGGTTCCTAGGGCAATCAGTGGCCATTACTAGGGAGGGAAGGGGACTAAGGAGGGTGGACAAGAGAAGGGGCATTTTTCCTTGCTGTCATGTTAGAAATAGGAAGGACTTTACAGGAAGAAGTGGaaaggggcagagctgggcaAAGCCCTGCAGCCTCAGGCAGGAGTCCTGGGTGAGCTCTGCTTCCCAGGCCTGGGAGGGACAGGGTCCTGGTGTGGGGTGCCTGCTGAGTCTGAGGGAAGCAGTGGGGTTTCCCTTTCTGTTTTGTTAGGGTCTTCAAGAAGTCAAGTCCTAACTGCAAGGTGAGTCTCCATGGCACTTATCCCTTTCACCCTCCCTGGGCCCCAACAGAGTCCAGCCTTCCCCTAAAGGATTGCCAGCCTGCCCCAAGATGATCCTCAACCCCTAGCTCCCCACTTCCTGTGACAGCTAAGAGCTGACTTCCTTCCCTCCTGAAGCCCCTTGCCACAGAGGCTGCTCAACCTGAGCCAGCCACAGGGCTGGGTGGGGCAGACCCGGGTCCCCAAGCAAGACCACAGAGGAGGAGGCCAGAAGCAAGCCATGTGCCTACAGCCCTCCTAGGGGCCAACCCAAGGTGCGCCACCCTGGGAAGAGTTAACAGCCCCCACCCAGGCTGTGGCCTGCTTATCCTAGAGCCCCTTGAGGGGACATAGTGAGGGTGGCAGCTGCTCTCTAGCTGGCTGGTTGGGCTGAGTTCTCCCTGAGgatccaaacacacacacacacacacacacacacacacacacacacacgtacctgGCTGGTTGGGCTGAGTCCTCCCTGAGGATCCAAAGACACACACTCAtgacacacactcacagaccACACAtgcatgcaacacacacacacacacacccctagctGGCAGAGTCCTCCCTGAGgatgcaaatacacacatacatctgGCTGGTTGGgctaaggacacacacacacacctgcccaccTGGCTGGTGGGCAGTGGTGTGCAGAGATTAGGGAGCAGTTAAAAAGCCTAAAGGTCTGCTAGCCTGAGAAATGCCGCCACCCTCCTTTTTAACACTACTGGGAAAAAACCTGGAGAAACTCCCTATAGCCCAGCTTGGGGATCCTGGGGCAAGGCAGTCAGTATTGAGGGCTCTGATGCCCTGGCACCATCCTCCCCAATCTTCCTGTGACCCCTTGACATCCTCAGCTGACCGTGTACTTGGGCAAGCGGGACTTCGTAGATCACCTGGACAAAGTGGACCCTGTAGGTAAGTTTCCCCAGAAAGGGGCAACTCATTCCCCAAGAGGGGAAGAAGTTCCCAGGCCCAGGACATGGGGGAGCTGCCCTTTCAGGAAGTGAGCTGGTGTGTCCCCCTCCTAGATGGCGTGGTGCTTGTGGACCCTGACTACCTGAAGGACCGCAAAGGTACTGGCTCCAAGTCCAGGGACCCAGGGGAAGTAGAGGGTAGGGAAGTGAAATGGGCTGGCACTGGAAGGGTGCCCAGAGAGAGGGAGGCTGGAGGTAGAAGCCAGAAGTAGGATTTGAGCAAGTCTCATGCTGCAGAGGGAGGGGCCTTGGCTGCTAGGTACCAGGGGACTGGGGAAGGGAGGTCCTGACCACTCATCTTGACTTCCCTTGCCAGTGTTTGTGACCCTCACTTGCGCCTTCCGCTATGGCCGCGAAGACTTGGATGTCCTGGGCTTGTCCTTCCGCAAAGACCTGTTCATCGCCACCTACCAGGCCTTCCCCCCAGTGCCCAACCCGCCCCGGCCCCCCACCCGCCTGCAGGACCGGCTGCTGAGGAAGCTGGGCCAGCATGCCCACCCCTTCTTCTTCACAGTGAGGACGCCCTCTGTCCTCTGAGGGCAAGGGGTCTGGGACTGTGTCTGGGGTGGGGGTAAGGTACCCATTATGGGCAGATCTGGAAGAAACAGTGAGGCAGGAACCCTGGATCCACCCCCCTTCAGGGTCCCAGTGCATTCAGGAAGCCCTAGATTCTCTGCCTCGTCTCTAGggccccttccttcttcctttctcctccccaggagtcctttctccagcctcctgagATTTGGAGGAAGATCTGGGGACTTTCTGGAAGAACTGAAgtcttccctttcctctgccaCAGATACCCCAGAATCTGCCATGCTCCGTCACACTGCAGCCAGGACCAGAGGATACGGGGAAGGTATGGGAGGAATGGCTCTGAGGGCTCCTAGGGCAGGATGGGGCCAATAGGAGCCTGGAGGCACCGCTGAGCCAGAGGGTAAACTGTCAGGATGCCAGGGTGGGGCCAAGGTCAGCCAGTGTCCCCCATGGAAGTGGGGTGTGTATGATGTGGTGACTGTGCATGCGTGACACTGCCGCCTGCTCTCTGGACCTGCGTGGATCTGGGGATGGGGCTCCCCTTGCACGACCATGATTTAGTCCCCCAGGTCGTCAGACCACAATGACAGAAGAGTCCCTGCCCAagtggagggaagggagaggaaggaaggggagcgATGCTGGTGGGAGCCCTGGGTGAGATGTGGCCTTTTCTCCCCCTCCCGAGGCCTGCGGCGTAGACTTTGAGATTCGAGCCTTCTGTGCTAAATCACTAGAAGAGAAAAGCCACAAAAGGTGAGGGAAACAACCTCCTCTGTGGCATAGAGGGGGGTTTCCTCCCCGTTTCCAGGAGCCCAGGCCCCGTGGGAGGGAGGAGTAGGGGTTTGGGTGTGTGAGGACTGaccccctcctgcccccaccccgtcTCAGGAACTCTGTGCGGCTGGTGATCCGAAAGGTGCAGTTTGCCCCGGAGAAACCCGGCCCCCAGCCTTCAGCTGAAACCACACGCCACTTCCTCATGTCTGACCGGTCCCTGCACCTCGAGGCTTCCCTGGACAAGGAGGTGGGGTGTGAGAGGGTGACACAGATGCCACGGTGCAGTCTAGACCCTGGGGGAGGGGTGAAGCCACATGTCAGGATGACATTTGTAAAGGAGGTTGCCTTGGCTGGGTGTGGAGAGCTGCTGTGGGCTTGGGTTTGAGGGGAGGGGGCCAGAACAATGTGTCTGTGTTTGGGGACACACTGATGATAGGACCAATTCACATGACCCCCTCCCCCCAAAAGCTGTACTACCATGGGGAGCCCCTCAGTGTAAATGTCCACGTCACCAACAACTCCACCAAGACCGTCAAGAAGATCAAAGTCTCTGGTAGGAGGTGGGGTTTGGAAGGGGGTCTTCGGGGAGGGAGTTCTGGAAGGTGGCTCCTGGTTTGATCTCAACCCAGGCCATTTCCTAGTGCGGGAGACCCACCGGGGCTCAAAGAATTTAGGTTGTTCCAGAATAATACCGGAGCCTCAGTGTTTACTGCTTTGGGGGGAGCATGGGGGGGCCCACACCACAGGGTCTGGAATTGTGGCGTGGTGGCCTGTACTCCATCCAGAGCTGCCtgaccctgccccaccccacagtGAGACAGTACGCCGACATCTGCCTCTTCAGCACCGCCCAGTACAAGTGTCCTGTGGCTCAGCTCGAACAAGAGTGAGTATCTGGAGAGACCTGGGCCCTGATCTAGGGGAGAAGAGCAGGATCAGGAGAAAGTGAGGTGGGGGGAGAATCCTTCCTGAGCcatctccacttttttttttttttcctttggagacagagtttttgctcttgttg
Encoded here:
- the ARRB2 gene encoding beta-arrestin-2 isoform X2, with translation MGEKPGTRVFKKSSPNCKLTVYLGKRDFVDHLDKVDPVDGVVLVDPDYLKDRKVFVTLTCAFRYGREDLDVLGLSFRKDLFIATYQAFPPVPNPPRPPTRLQDRLLRKLGQHAHPFFFTIPQNLPCSVTLQPGPEDTGKACGVDFEIRAFCAKSLEEKSHKRNSVRLVIRKVQFAPEKPGPQPSAETTRHFLMSDRSLHLEASLDKELYYHGEPLSVNVHVTNNSTKTVKKIKVSVRQYADICLFSTAQYKCPVAQLEQDDQVSPSSTFCKVYTITPLLSDNREKRGLALDGKLKHEDTNLASSTIVKEGANKEVLGILVSYRVKVKLVVSRGGDVSVELPFVLMHPKPHDHIPLPRPQTAAPETDVPVDTNLIEFDTNYATDDDIVFEDFARLRLKGMKDDDYDDQLC
- the ARRB2 gene encoding beta-arrestin-2 isoform X1, which codes for MGEKPGTRVFKKSSPNCKLTVYLGKRDFVDHLDKVDPVDGVVLVDPDYLKDRKVFVTLTCAFRYGREDLDVLGLSFRKDLFIATYQAFPPVPNPPRPPTRLQDRLLRKLGQHAHPFFFTIPQNLPCSVTLQPGPEDTGKACGVDFEIRAFCAKSLEEKSHKRNSVRLVIRKVQFAPEKPGPQPSAETTRHFLMSDRSLHLEASLDKELYYHGEPLSVNVHVTNNSTKTVKKIKVSVRQYADICLFSTAQYKCPVAQLEQDDQVSPSSTFCKVYTITPLLSDNREKRGLALDGKLKHEDTNLASSTIVKEGANKEVLGILVSYRVKVKLVVSRGGDVSVELPFVLMHPKPHDHIPLPRPQTAPTPTPPLPVPSAAPETDVPVDTNLIEFDTNYATDDDIVFEDFARLRLKGMKDDDYDDQLC